CGGGGTAGTCGGTTCTACTTCCCTTCTTCGGAAGGGTGGATGCGGCGTTTTGTGCTGCAGACGGGGTAGTCGGTTCTATTCTCCTTCTTCGAAGGGGTGGATGCGGCGTTTTGTGCTGCAGACGGGGTAGTCTCTCTTTAATTTGCTTTTAGCAAATTATATGTACCACACCCTGTCTTCGCTTTCAGCGAATCCACCCCTCTCAAGAGGGGAATTAAAGCAAATTCCCCTTCAAAAAGGGAAATTAAACCTCCAAAGCAGTTTGGTAATTTTTATTAATTACGTGTCTACTTTGGAGGTATCATATCATAAAAAAATGGGAGAAATTTGATATTGGTACTAGCCCTAAATAAAAAATATGCTTCCATAAAACCACTCATTCAATAAAATGACATTCAAAGTGGTATAGAAAGCACAACACTTGGAGCGGATAATGGGATTCGAACCCACGACCCCTTGCTTGGCAAGCAAGTGCTCTACCGCTGAGCTATATCCGCATTACTATTTTGGTGCGCGAGGTGGGACTTGAACCCACACGGATTATTAATCCACAGGATTCTAAGTCCTGCGCGTCTGCCAGTTCCGCCACTCGCGCTCGAATAGCTATAAAAAAATGGTGACCCGCCTGGGATTCGAACCCAGGACCCTTTGATTAAAAGTCAAATGCTCTACCGGCTGAGCTAGCGGGTCACTTATTAATAGTATAAAATATCTTATTTGGCATAACCGTTAAATATTATAACTGTTACTAAAACTTTTGTCAAGCAAAAAGTTAAAACATCAAGTAAATTTGAGTTTAATATTCATAGTTTATTCTGATGGAAATGATCAAATAGCTACTTTTCTTCTTTTAAAAAGAATTTTGAGGTTAAAAAAAGAAGCAAAATACCCCCAAAAAGTAAAACAAGATTTATAGTTAGAAAGTTATTAAAAGTTATTTGTTCAATTCCCGCAGAAAATCTAACAGAATCAACGACATATTTAACCGGCATAAAGTTGCTAATCCATCTGACGGAACTAGGTAAAAATTCTATCGGAAAATACACTCCAGCGAAAAAAGTCATAACAACATAAAGAAGTGATGCTACTTCACTTGTTACTGATGGTTCTTTAAACAAAAGTAAGAGTAATACACCAAAACCCATCATACCGATAGAAGAACTTATAAAAACTAATATAAGATAAATCCAATTAAAATCAAAACCTAGATTAAACGCAAACTTAGCTAAGATAATTATAATAATTAAAGAAATGAAATTCAAAATCAGTTTTGTAGATGATGCTGATAAAGTAAATTCTAAAGGTTTCATAGGAGAAGTTTTTAATTTTTTTATCAATCCAAGCTTTTTGTATCTTCCAAAAACTATTATCATTGAAAACATGCCACCAGATAATAGAGATAAAGCTATTACACCTGTTAAAATATAATCTAATGGATTTTCTTCGTATTGTCCAGTCGACGTTCTCATGAAATCTATTTTTATAAAATCTTCATCCACACCTGAAAGATATTTTTTTATAATATTTTGCAATTCTAATTTTAAAAATATAAGAGATTGATTAGTTATTTCAGATTCTTTTTGGATAAAGGTTATTTCATTATTTTCTTCTAAAAACAACCCTATATCAATTTTTCCTTCTTCTAAAGCTTTTGAAATTTCAAATAATTTTTCTTCAAAGATGTGCACATTATATGGGATTAATCCTACAAGCTTATTATCTATATTTCCAGAAATTCCAACAGTATAATTGTAATTTTGAGAAGATTCAGTGCCAAAAATCGTTCCAAATAGAAGCAATAAAAGAATTGGTAAAATAAGGGTAAAAAGCAACTCCATCCAATTTCTAAAAGTTTCTTTATAAAATATAGTAAATAAAGAATACATTCTTTTATTTTTCACCATAAATCATCCCCTTATAATTTAAAGAGAAAATAAGAACTGAAGCAATCATCCAAACAACTGGAACAAGAATATTAGCAGGAAGAAGAGCAGTATTAGTCATTATCTTTCTCATTCCATCAACCAGATAAGTTACTGGATTAAAATATACGTACCATCTTATAATCCAGGGTGTGTTAGTTACCTCAAAATAGAGACCACTTAAGAATATAGTTGCTTGATAGATAATTTGAGATACAGCACCTGCCGAAGTCATATTTTTATACAAAGTAGAAAGAAAAAGCCCTACACTTAAGATTACTAAGATAGAGAAAAAAGTGTAAAAAATAAAAGCAGGCTTATATATATAAGAATTGACATCAAATAAATAGCCTTCAAAGTACAGTATAACTAAAGAAATCAACAAAAGAATAATGTGAGAAAGTAAGAAACTTAAAAAGTATTCATTTCCTTTTATGGGAGAGGTTCCCAGTTTTTTAAAAATACCTTTTTCTAGGTTGTATGAAATTTCGAATGGGATATTAAAAACTGCAACTGTTAAAACAGACATGAGGATAATTGCGGGAAATAAAAAATCTCTATATCTAAAAGGTTGTTTATCTTCTAAACCTAATATTTCTTCTTTTATAATTAAATTTACTTCTTCTCCTCTTGTATGCATCATTATATTTACTTCGTCTATAAAAACTTTAAAAATGTCTTTTGCATACAAAGAAGCGTTATCATTGGTGTAGTAGACTTGCAAGTTTGGAACGGTTAGGCTACTTTGAAAAAATTTGAAATTAAGAAGGTTGAAATTTTCAGGGAATACAACGAATGCGTTTATATTAGATTTTTTTAGATGTTCTAGGCCTTCATTAAAATTTGAGTATTCTTGAATTTTAAATGGAATATTGTTGGATGTTTCTGAAGAAAAAATGCCTTCAAAAGTAGTTTTTACAATACCATCTAAAGGTTGTTCATAGTATACTCCTATCGTGAAGTCTATATTATCAGGGTTCCCAATGTTTTCAAATATATTGACAAATAAGATGAAAAACAATGTTGGAAATATTATGGTCCAAAAAGGAATGGCAAATTCTCTAGAAGAGTTAACAAAAAAAGCTTTTGTAAGATTTATAATTTTTTTCATTCTCTATCGCCTAATCCCTTAGGCTTTTTCCTGTTAAATGCAAAAAAACATCTTCTAAATTTGGTTTTCTTATAACCATATTAGATATATCAAATCCTTTTGTTTTTGATTCTTCAAACAGTTTGATAAGAACACTTTCTACATCTTTTGTCTCGATTGTATATGATCCTTCATTTACTGTTATTTTGAAATATAAACTGTTGACGAAATCTTCTTTTATATCTTCAGATTTACCATTAGAACTAATCTGGAAAGTGATTATAGAATTCATTTGTAAAGAATGAATAAGTTCTTTGAGTTTGCCTTCTGCAATTATACGCCCTTGATCAAATATATATATTCTATCTGCTAAAAATTCTGCTTCTTCCATATAATGCGTTGTCAATATAATTGTTTTTCCAGACTTTCTTAATTTAGAAATTATTTCCCAACTATTTCGTCTTGCTTGAGGATCCAATCCAGTTGTAGGCTCATCAAGGAAGACTAGTTCAGGATCATTAATAATTGCGGTAGCAATGGAGAGTCTTTGTAATTGACCTCCAGATAGTTTTGATATTTTGCTATTTCTTTTGTCTTCAAGACTGAAATCAGAAATTAATTTTTCCATATCAACACTTTTCTGATACAAACCTGAAAATGTTTTTATTATTTCACTAACTTTCAAGTTTTCAAAAAAATGCGATTCTTGTAACTGAACTCCAATTCTCTCTTTTATTTTAGAATCTACTTTTTCGATTTTTTTACCAAAAAAGTAAATTTCTCCTTCATCTTTGCTTCTTAACCCTTCAATTATTTCAAGAGTCGTTGTTTTTCCTGCACCATTTGGTCCTAGAATAGCAACTATTTCTCCCCTATTAATATAAAAAGAAATGTCATCCACTGCTTTCACATCTTTATAGTTTTTTTGAAGATGCTTGACTTCTAATACTTTCTCTGTCATTTTGTTATCCCCCTAAAATGAAATTTATACTTCTTCCAAAACATTTTTTAACCACTTTTTACTTCTGAATCTATATGAAAGAATTATAGCTTTAATAACTTCTTCTATCATTGTCAGAGAGTAGACCATAGGGAAACTCAATCCCAAAACTAATCCGCCAATAGCAGATAACGGCACACCAATGAGCCACAGCGTGGAAGCTTCAACCATAAATGAAAATCTGGTATCTCCTCCTGCTCTTAGAAAACCTACAACATTCATTCCATTAAAAATTTTAACAGGAAGAAAAGACATAGAAATTATTATAGTTATCCTTACCATGTTTTTTACTTCTTCAGAAACGTCGAAAAAATCAATAATAAGAAATGTAATGGCTACTCCAAGAATTGCTGCAATCACGCTTATTATTTCTGCGAGTTTTAATGCTTTTTTTGATGTACAATATGCCTCATCAAATTGAGAAGAACCTAATATATTTCCGATTATTACGGAAGCTGCGTTAGCGATAGAGAAAGTTACAGATGTAGCAAAGCCTTCAATGGTAGACATAACTCTTTGAGCTGCAATTACACTTGTGCTCATATGAGCATAAACTACTGAATACATTGTAATTCCCAAAGACCAAGCTAATTCGTTTGCCATGGTAGGAATAGTATAATGAAAAAAGTTTTTTAAAAACTTAGGGGTTAAATTTTTCACATGTCTAAAATAAGCTCTTCCAGGAAGTTTTCTTGAATAAACAATAACAATGGTAGAGGTACTTCCAATTAATCTTGCTATAAAAGTTCCAATAGCAGCACCTTTAATTCCAAAAGCGGGGAACCCTAACTTTCCAAATATAAGAATATAGTTCAGAAATATATTAGAAGAAAGTTCTATAATGGTAATAATTAAAGGCAGATGTACTTTTCTTATACTTCTGAGCATAAAAGAAAAAACCATTGTAATAGCGAATAAGGGATAACTAAAGGCAATTATTTTTAAATAATTAATTCCCGCCTCAATAACCGCGATATCAGGAGTAAAAAATCTTAAAACCATTTCTGGAGCAAAAAAACTCAATAAGAAAAATGGAATAGAAAAAACAATTGATGAAATAAGGGTTATAGCCACTGAGGAAGATAATCCTACTTCATCCTTTTTTCCCCAGTATTGAGAGAAGAAAATTGCTCCACCAGAAACTAATCCAAATAATATTAAATTGTACAAAAAGAAAAATTGGTTTGAAAGTCCAACAGAGGCTATAGCTACCTCACCAAGCATCCCCATCATTAAGGTATCCACAAAATTAACACTTGTAAATATGACTTGCTGTAAAGCAATAGGGAAAGCAAC
This Petrotoga sp. 9PW.55.5.1 DNA region includes the following protein-coding sequences:
- a CDS encoding ABC transporter permease, with amino-acid sequence MKNKRMYSLFTIFYKETFRNWMELLFTLILPILLLLLFGTIFGTESSQNYNYTVGISGNIDNKLVGLIPYNVHIFEEKLFEISKALEEGKIDIGLFLEENNEITFIQKESEITNQSLIFLKLELQNIIKKYLSGVDEDFIKIDFMRTSTGQYEENPLDYILTGVIALSLLSGGMFSMIIVFGRYKKLGLIKKLKTSPMKPLEFTLSASSTKLILNFISLIIIIILAKFAFNLGFDFNWIYLILVFISSSIGMMGFGVLLLLLFKEPSVTSEVASLLYVVMTFFAGVYFPIEFLPSSVRWISNFMPVKYVVDSVRFSAGIEQITFNNFLTINLVLLFGGILLLFLTSKFFLKEEK
- a CDS encoding ABC transporter permease, which translates into the protein MKKIINLTKAFFVNSSREFAIPFWTIIFPTLFFILFVNIFENIGNPDNIDFTIGVYYEQPLDGIVKTTFEGIFSSETSNNIPFKIQEYSNFNEGLEHLKKSNINAFVVFPENFNLLNFKFFQSSLTVPNLQVYYTNDNASLYAKDIFKVFIDEVNIMMHTRGEEVNLIIKEEILGLEDKQPFRYRDFLFPAIILMSVLTVAVFNIPFEISYNLEKGIFKKLGTSPIKGNEYFLSFLLSHIILLLISLVILYFEGYLFDVNSYIYKPAFIFYTFFSILVILSVGLFLSTLYKNMTSAGAVSQIIYQATIFLSGLYFEVTNTPWIIRWYVYFNPVTYLVDGMRKIMTNTALLPANILVPVVWMIASVLIFSLNYKGMIYGEK
- a CDS encoding ABC transporter ATP-binding protein, with protein sequence MTEKVLEVKHLQKNYKDVKAVDDISFYINRGEIVAILGPNGAGKTTTLEIIEGLRSKDEGEIYFFGKKIEKVDSKIKERIGVQLQESHFFENLKVSEIIKTFSGLYQKSVDMEKLISDFSLEDKRNSKISKLSGGQLQRLSIATAIINDPELVFLDEPTTGLDPQARRNSWEIISKLRKSGKTIILTTHYMEEAEFLADRIYIFDQGRIIAEGKLKELIHSLQMNSIITFQISSNGKSEDIKEDFVNSLYFKITVNEGSYTIETKDVESVLIKLFEESKTKGFDISNMVIRKPNLEDVFLHLTGKSLRD
- a CDS encoding MATE family efflux transporter, which translates into the protein MEVYFRILKVAFPIALQQVIFTSVNFVDTLMMGMLGEVAIASVGLSNQFFFLYNLILFGLVSGGAIFFSQYWGKKDEVGLSSSVAITLISSIVFSIPFFLLSFFAPEMVLRFFTPDIAVIEAGINYLKIIAFSYPLFAITMVFSFMLRSIRKVHLPLIITIIELSSNIFLNYILIFGKLGFPAFGIKGAAIGTFIARLIGSTSTIVIVYSRKLPGRAYFRHVKNLTPKFLKNFFHYTIPTMANELAWSLGITMYSVVYAHMSTSVIAAQRVMSTIEGFATSVTFSIANAASVIIGNILGSSQFDEAYCTSKKALKLAEIISVIAAILGVAITFLIIDFFDVSEEVKNMVRITIIISMSFLPVKIFNGMNVVGFLRAGGDTRFSFMVEASTLWLIGVPLSAIGGLVLGLSFPMVYSLTMIEEVIKAIILSYRFRSKKWLKNVLEEV